Proteins from one Caldanaerovirga acetigignens genomic window:
- a CDS encoding histidinol-phosphatase: MTVLGDYHVHLEQGPYTIEWVKKFLEEGKKRSVKEIGFSEHCYRFYQAKHLWRSDGPRGRWHEERATEDVEEYIKLLEDAKKQGFPVKLGVEVDYIPEWEDEIKYFVSFYPFDYVIGAVHWLGDFGFDNPDFMREWESRDIYKTYIEYFEVLTSAVSSGIFDIIAHIDVIKVFGHKTEEDLSPVYEKVAKAMKTAKVCAEVSTAGLRKPVGEIYPTPDIMLQLKKHEIPIIVNSDAHRPEDVGRDFDKALEYVRSFGFKNLCYFEKRKRFFYKI; encoded by the coding sequence ATGACGGTACTTGGAGATTACCACGTTCACCTGGAACAAGGACCTTACACTATCGAATGGGTGAAAAAATTTTTAGAAGAGGGTAAAAAAAGGTCTGTAAAGGAAATCGGTTTTTCGGAACACTGCTACAGGTTTTACCAGGCAAAGCATCTTTGGAGAAGTGACGGACCGAGGGGAAGATGGCACGAAGAAAGGGCAACTGAAGATGTGGAGGAGTACATAAAATTGCTAGAAGATGCAAAAAAGCAGGGTTTTCCGGTAAAGCTCGGCGTTGAAGTGGACTATATTCCAGAATGGGAAGATGAAATAAAATATTTTGTTTCGTTTTACCCCTTTGACTACGTAATCGGAGCGGTTCACTGGCTGGGTGACTTTGGATTTGACAATCCGGATTTTATGAGAGAATGGGAATCAAGGGACATTTATAAGACCTATATCGAGTACTTCGAGGTGCTGACAAGCGCGGTATCTTCAGGGATTTTTGATATAATTGCCCATATTGATGTAATAAAAGTTTTCGGCCATAAAACCGAAGAGGACCTTTCTCCAGTATATGAAAAAGTAGCAAAAGCTATGAAAACGGCGAAAGTTTGCGCAGAAGTAAGCACTGCTGGTCTCAGGAAGCCGGTGGGAGAGATTTACCCAACGCCGGACATAATGTTGCAACTCAAAAAACACGAAATCCCCATAATCGTAAACTCCGATGCCCACAGACCTGAAGATGTGGGAAGGGATTTCGATAAAGCTTTGGAATATGTAAGGTCTTTTGGTTTTAAAAATCTATGCTATTTCGAAAAAAGGAAAAGGTTTTTCTACAAAATATAA